Proteins encoded together in one Anoxybacillus flavithermus window:
- a CDS encoding YebC/PmpR family DNA-binding transcriptional regulator: MAGHSKWKNIQRRKNAQDAKRGKLFMKLAKEIYVAAKMGGGDPTTNATLRLAIEKAKSANMPNENIERAIKKATGNQEHTHYEEIRYEGYGPGGVAVMVICLTDNKNRTASNVRVAFSKNGGNLGETGCVSYLFDRKGLIVIARENLHIDEDEMLLQAIEAGADEMETTEDSFEIYTSPEQFEQVKNTLAAQGFTFATAEITMIPQTYTTLTGDDLTKMLKLIDMLEDDDDVQEIYHNLDESMLE; this comes from the coding sequence ATGGCAGGACATTCTAAGTGGAAAAATATTCAACGGCGCAAAAATGCACAAGATGCGAAACGCGGAAAACTATTTATGAAGTTGGCAAAAGAAATTTATGTAGCGGCAAAGATGGGCGGTGGCGATCCAACAACAAACGCTACGTTGCGCCTTGCGATTGAAAAGGCAAAATCGGCGAACATGCCGAACGAAAATATTGAACGTGCCATTAAAAAAGCAACAGGAAATCAAGAACATACACATTACGAAGAAATTCGTTATGAAGGATATGGACCAGGTGGCGTAGCGGTCATGGTCATTTGCTTAACAGATAATAAAAATCGTACAGCCTCTAACGTTCGTGTCGCATTTTCAAAAAATGGCGGAAACTTAGGGGAAACGGGATGTGTTTCGTATTTATTTGATAGAAAAGGATTAATCGTTATCGCACGTGAAAATTTACATATCGATGAAGATGAGATGCTGTTACAAGCGATTGAAGCAGGGGCAGATGAAATGGAAACAACGGAAGATTCATTTGAAATTTATACATCCCCCGAACAGTTCGAACAAGTAAAAAATACGTTAGCTGCGCAAGGATTTACGTTTGCGACAGCCGAAATAACGATGATTCCGCAAACGTATACGACGTTAACGGGTGACGATTTAACGAAAATGTTAAAGCTCATTGATATGCTTGAAGATGATGATGATGTGCAAGAAATTTACCATAATTTAGATGAATCGATGTTAGAATAA
- a CDS encoding intercompartmental signaling factor BofC — protein MNEVRTMKIVLTLLLSLFFAQSSSSVQMTVILETVYMDGEVSEEIREETVTSMKDIWNKYKEWHLINMDDEQIVFQRYVDDLSPLTKAGYFGLTKDGTLSIFEGKPGESSRVIQSFFQIDVKKLESHEQEKLKKGISVRSKRNYKRVIEAYEPFGK, from the coding sequence ATGAATGAGGTGAGAACGATGAAGATTGTACTGACACTGTTGCTTAGTTTATTTTTTGCACAGAGTTCATCCTCTGTACAGATGACGGTCATTTTAGAAACGGTATATATGGATGGAGAAGTAAGCGAAGAAATACGTGAAGAAACAGTGACATCAATGAAGGACATATGGAACAAGTATAAAGAGTGGCACCTCATCAATATGGATGACGAGCAAATTGTTTTTCAACGGTACGTTGACGATCTTTCCCCGTTAACGAAAGCGGGCTATTTTGGTCTTACGAAAGATGGAACGCTATCGATTTTTGAAGGGAAACCTGGTGAGTCTTCGCGTGTCATCCAATCGTTTTTTCAAATTGATGTAAAGAAGCTTGAAAGTCATGAGCAGGAAAAATTGAAAAAAGGCATTTCTGTTCGTTCAAAAAGGAATTATAAACGGGTCATCGAAGCGTATGAGCCGTTCGGAAAATAA
- the ruvA gene encoding Holliday junction branch migration protein RuvA gives MIEFIRGYVDYVCPEYVVIENNGVGYQIFTPNPFSFQMNKQQQIVVYTYQYVREDVLALYGFHTRQERTLFAKLLQVSGIGPKGALAILAAGQLEQLVEAIEAENDQFLCKFPGVGKKTARQMILDLKGKLQAIVPDAFPNLFTEPVEEINALSEALEALKALGYAEKEIQKVMPILKQEQLSTEGYIKLALQKLLK, from the coding sequence TTGATTGAATTTATTCGTGGATATGTCGATTACGTTTGCCCGGAATATGTTGTCATCGAAAATAACGGAGTAGGCTATCAAATTTTTACTCCCAATCCGTTTTCATTTCAAATGAACAAACAGCAACAAATTGTTGTATATACATATCAGTACGTGCGTGAAGATGTGCTTGCGCTCTACGGTTTTCATACTCGCCAAGAGCGAACGTTATTTGCTAAACTATTGCAAGTATCGGGCATCGGACCAAAGGGGGCGCTTGCCATTTTAGCAGCTGGTCAGCTTGAGCAACTTGTTGAAGCGATTGAAGCAGAAAACGATCAGTTTTTATGTAAGTTTCCAGGTGTCGGGAAGAAGACGGCGCGGCAAATGATTTTAGATTTAAAAGGAAAACTGCAAGCCATTGTACCTGATGCTTTCCCGAATTTATTTACAGAGCCAGTTGAAGAAATAAACGCGCTTTCCGAAGCGCTTGAAGCATTAAAGGCGCTCGGCTATGCGGAAAAAGAAATTCAAAAAGTGATGCCAATTTTAAAACAAGAGCAGCTATCGACAGAAGGATATATTAAGCTTGCTTTACAAAAACTATTGAAGTAA
- the ruvB gene encoding Holliday junction branch migration DNA helicase RuvB — MEERLISGAADYDDASLEYSLRPKQLREYIGQQKVKENLTVFIEAAKMRGETLDHVLLYGPPGLGKTTLAAIIANEMGVQLRTTAGPAIERPGDLAAILTALEPGDVLFIDEIHRLPRAVEEVLYPAMEDFCLDIVIGKGPAARSVRLDLPPFTLVGATTRSGALSSPLRDRFGVLSRLEYYTPEELAHIVKRTAHIFAVQIEEEAAFEIARRSRGTPRIANRLLRRVRDFAQVRGDGTITFLLANEALEQLQVDRLGLDHLDHKLLKSMMEKFRGGPVGLETIAATIGEEAQTIEDVYEPYLLQIGFLQRTPRGRIVTQLAYHHFGMEVPQ, encoded by the coding sequence ATGGAAGAGCGTCTCATTTCAGGCGCAGCTGACTACGACGATGCATCGCTTGAGTATAGTCTTCGCCCTAAACAGCTGCGAGAATATATCGGACAGCAAAAAGTGAAAGAAAACTTAACGGTTTTTATTGAAGCGGCGAAAATGCGCGGGGAGACGCTTGATCACGTGTTGTTGTACGGTCCACCAGGGCTTGGAAAAACAACGCTTGCTGCGATTATCGCAAACGAAATGGGGGTACAATTGCGTACAACAGCGGGACCAGCGATTGAGCGGCCCGGTGATTTAGCTGCGATTTTAACGGCACTTGAGCCGGGGGATGTGCTATTCATTGATGAAATTCATCGTCTGCCGCGCGCGGTAGAAGAAGTGTTATATCCTGCAATGGAAGATTTCTGTTTAGATATTGTCATCGGTAAAGGACCAGCTGCTCGTTCTGTCCGCCTCGATTTACCACCATTTACGCTCGTAGGGGCAACAACAAGATCTGGGGCGCTTTCTTCCCCGCTGCGTGACCGCTTTGGCGTTTTGAGCCGATTAGAGTACTACACGCCAGAAGAGCTTGCTCATATCGTGAAGCGAACCGCGCACATTTTTGCAGTACAAATCGAAGAAGAAGCAGCATTTGAAATTGCTCGTCGTTCACGAGGAACACCGCGCATTGCGAACCGATTGTTGCGACGTGTACGCGATTTTGCCCAAGTGCGCGGTGATGGGACGATCACGTTTCTTTTAGCGAATGAGGCGCTCGAACAATTGCAAGTCGATCGATTAGGATTAGATCATCTTGACCATAAACTATTAAAAAGTATGATGGAAAAATTTCGCGGTGGGCCTGTCGGATTAGAAACGATTGCCGCAACGATTGGGGAAGAAGCACAAACGATTGAAGACGTATATGAACCGTATTTGTTACAAATCGGTTTTTTACAACGAACACCGCGTGGACGAATCGTTACACAGCTTGCATACCATCATTTTGGGATGGAGGTGCCGCAATGA
- a CDS encoding DUF2905 domain-containing protein — protein MTNLPKTIMLIGVVLIIVGFLMQFVKLGRLPGDIVIKKENATFYFPIMTSIILSVVLSLIFYVIGRFR, from the coding sequence ATGACGAACCTACCAAAAACAATTATGCTTATTGGCGTCGTTCTTATCATCGTCGGTTTTTTGATGCAATTTGTGAAACTTGGTCGATTACCAGGAGACATCGTCATTAAAAAAGAAAATGCAACATTTTATTTTCCGATTATGACATCAATCATTTTAAGTGTCGTTTTATCGCTTATTTTTTATGTGATTGGTCGTTTTCGTTAA
- the queA gene encoding tRNA preQ1(34) S-adenosylmethionine ribosyltransferase-isomerase QueA has translation MKVDLFDFYLPEELIAQTPLPNREASRLMVLDKKTGEVTHEPTFRSILSYLKEGDCLVLNDTRVLPARLYGEKEETGAHIEVLLLKQLDGDQWETLVKPAKRVKVGTIISFGDGRLRAECVAELEHGGRILSFSYDGIFLEVLESLGEMPLPPYIKAQLHDRERYQTVYAREAGSAAAPTAGLHFTEQLLEDVRKKGVHLAFITLHVGLGTFRPVNVENIEEHDMHAEFYQMSEQTAQLLNDVKAQGGRIIAVGTTSTRTLETIASRHDGTFVAESGWTDIFIYPGYTFRAIDGMITNFHLPKSTLIMLVSALAGREHVLRAYEEAVRERYRFFSFGDAMLII, from the coding sequence ATGAAAGTAGACTTATTTGATTTTTATTTACCAGAAGAACTCATTGCACAAACCCCGCTTCCGAATCGTGAAGCATCACGCCTTATGGTGCTCGATAAAAAAACAGGCGAAGTGACACATGAGCCAACATTTCGTTCTATTTTATCGTATTTGAAAGAAGGCGATTGTCTTGTTTTAAACGATACGCGCGTATTGCCAGCCCGACTATATGGGGAAAAAGAAGAAACAGGGGCGCATATCGAAGTGCTTTTATTGAAACAGCTCGATGGCGATCAATGGGAGACGCTTGTCAAGCCAGCGAAGCGTGTAAAAGTTGGAACGATCATCTCATTTGGTGACGGTCGTTTACGTGCGGAATGTGTCGCGGAGCTCGAACATGGTGGACGCATTCTTTCGTTTTCGTATGATGGTATTTTTCTTGAAGTGCTTGAGTCGCTTGGCGAAATGCCGCTTCCTCCTTACATTAAAGCACAACTTCATGACCGCGAACGATATCAAACGGTTTATGCTCGTGAAGCAGGATCAGCTGCGGCTCCGACAGCAGGGTTACATTTTACAGAGCAACTTCTTGAAGATGTACGGAAAAAAGGGGTACATCTCGCCTTCATTACGTTGCACGTCGGATTAGGGACGTTTCGTCCTGTGAATGTAGAAAACATTGAAGAACATGATATGCATGCAGAGTTTTATCAAATGTCAGAACAAACTGCGCAATTGCTGAACGATGTGAAAGCGCAAGGCGGACGTATTATCGCTGTTGGGACGACTTCAACACGTACGCTTGAGACGATTGCATCCCGTCACGATGGAACGTTTGTCGCTGAAAGCGGTTGGACGGACATTTTTATTTATCCGGGTTATACGTTTCGTGCAATTGACGGCATGATTACAAATTTCCATTTGCCAAAGTCGACGCTCATTATGCTCGTTAGTGCGCTAGCAGGTCGAGAGCATGTGTTGCGCGCTTATGAAGAAGCAGTAAGAGAGCGTTATCGGTTTTTTAGCTTTGGCGATGCAATGCTCATTATATAA
- the tgt gene encoding tRNA guanosine(34) transglycosylase Tgt, which produces MTPIRYELIKTCKQTGARLGILHTPHGSFETPMFMPVGTLATVKTLSPEELKEMGAGVILSNTYHLWLRPGHEIVKEAGGLHSFMNWDRGILTDSGGFQVFSLSEFRRIEEEGVYFRNHLNGDKLFLSPEKAMEIQNALGSDIMMAFDECPPYPATYEYMKRSVERTSRWAERCLKAHQRPNEQGLFGIVQGGEFGDLRKQSAQDLVSLDFPGYAVGGLSVGEPKEVMNRVLEFTTPLLPANKPRYLMGVGSPDSLIDGAIRGIDMFDCVLPTRIGRNGTVMTSEGRVVIKNAKYARDFTPLDPNCDCYTCRNYTRAYIRHLIKCDETFGIRLTSYHNVYFLIKLMEQVRQAIREDRLGDFREQFFEQYGFNKPNAKNF; this is translated from the coding sequence GTGACACCAATCCGATACGAGCTCATTAAAACATGTAAACAAACGGGGGCGCGCCTCGGTATTCTTCATACGCCACACGGCTCGTTTGAAACGCCGATGTTTATGCCTGTCGGTACACTTGCGACGGTCAAGACGCTTTCTCCGGAGGAATTAAAAGAAATGGGAGCTGGCGTCATTTTAAGTAACACATATCATTTATGGCTTCGACCGGGGCATGAGATCGTCAAAGAAGCAGGCGGGCTCCATTCCTTTATGAATTGGGATCGCGGTATTTTAACGGACTCTGGTGGATTTCAAGTATTTAGTTTAAGTGAGTTTCGCCGCATTGAAGAAGAGGGTGTATATTTCCGAAATCATTTAAACGGTGATAAATTATTTTTATCACCAGAAAAGGCGATGGAAATTCAAAATGCGCTTGGATCTGATATTATGATGGCGTTTGACGAATGTCCACCGTATCCTGCTACGTATGAGTATATGAAGCGGTCAGTTGAGCGAACGAGCCGTTGGGCGGAGCGATGCTTAAAAGCGCATCAGCGTCCGAATGAGCAAGGACTATTCGGCATTGTGCAAGGCGGGGAGTTTGGAGATTTGCGCAAACAAAGCGCGCAAGATTTAGTGTCGCTCGATTTCCCAGGATATGCAGTCGGCGGCTTGTCCGTTGGTGAACCGAAAGAAGTAATGAATCGGGTGTTAGAGTTTACAACGCCGCTATTACCAGCGAATAAACCGCGTTATTTAATGGGAGTTGGCTCGCCAGATTCTCTCATCGATGGGGCGATTCGCGGTATCGATATGTTTGACTGCGTACTACCGACGCGCATTGGTCGCAATGGGACAGTGATGACAAGCGAAGGTCGCGTCGTCATTAAAAACGCCAAATATGCGCGCGATTTTACACCGCTTGACCCGAATTGCGATTGTTATACTTGCCGTAATTATACAAGGGCGTATATTCGTCATTTAATTAAATGCGATGAGACATTCGGTATTCGCCTAACCTCTTACCATAATGTGTACTTTTTGATAAAATTAATGGAGCAAGTGCGACAAGCGATTCGCGAAGATCGCCTTGGCGATTTCCGAGAACAGTTTTTTGAACAATACGGTTTCAATAAGCCGAACGCGAAAAACTTTTAG
- the yajC gene encoding preprotein translocase subunit YajC translates to METLASLLPLILFFALFYFLLIRPQQKRQKAVQQMQENLQKGDKVITIGGLHGIIDSLDENTVVIRAGDGSRLTYDRAAIREVVNEK, encoded by the coding sequence ATGGAGACGTTAGCAAGCTTATTACCGCTTATTTTATTCTTTGCGCTTTTTTACTTTTTGCTTATCCGCCCGCAACAAAAACGCCAAAAGGCTGTTCAACAAATGCAGGAAAATTTGCAAAAAGGAGACAAAGTCATTACGATTGGCGGATTGCATGGCATCATCGATTCACTTGATGAAAATACGGTCGTTATTCGCGCGGGCGATGGTTCGCGCCTTACATACGATCGTGCGGCTATTCGTGAAGTCGTCAATGAAAAATAA
- a CDS encoding TIGR04086 family membrane protein encodes MIRAIFYGVITIFISAIICSFIFALLLKLTSYDETSLRWVMHVLAFLSLFFGGLIAGGKGKVRGWLLGGATGVIFTTIIFLFQFLGMNQMFSPEQWGYHAGFLITAIIGGMIGVNVATSRSRSA; translated from the coding sequence ATGATTCGTGCCATTTTTTATGGGGTTATAACAATTTTTATAAGCGCTATCATATGCAGCTTTATATTCGCTCTTTTGTTGAAGTTGACAAGTTATGATGAAACATCGTTACGGTGGGTCATGCACGTTCTCGCATTTTTATCGTTATTTTTTGGTGGATTGATAGCGGGGGGGAAAGGAAAGGTTCGCGGCTGGCTGCTTGGCGGGGCAACGGGTGTCATTTTTACAACCATCATTTTTTTATTCCAATTTCTTGGAATGAATCAAATGTTTTCGCCCGAACAATGGGGATACCATGCAGGATTTCTCATCACAGCCATCATTGGCGGAATGATCGGCGTCAACGTAGCGACATCTCGCTCACGAAGCGCATAA
- a CDS encoding DUF421 domain-containing protein, translating into MEYVTIILRTLLLYVVILFIFRLMGKREIGELSILDLVVFIMIGEMAVIAIEQPKDPIFHTLVPMIVLTIAQIAFAFFSLKSETFRRLVDGSPTVIINNGKIDEKAMRKQRYNFDDLFIQLREKNIKNIADVEFAILEPSGKLSVFTKEKKKTPSLALPLIKDGVIQEEHLALINQTCDWLIEQLKKRGYERIDHISYCTHENGTFYIDEKNE; encoded by the coding sequence TTGGAGTATGTAACGATCATTTTACGCACGTTATTGTTGTATGTCGTCATTTTATTTATTTTTCGGCTCATGGGCAAACGGGAGATCGGTGAGTTAAGCATTTTAGATTTAGTTGTTTTTATTATGATCGGCGAAATGGCGGTCATTGCGATTGAACAGCCGAAAGATCCGATTTTCCACACGCTTGTTCCGATGATTGTATTGACGATCGCTCAAATTGCATTTGCTTTTTTTTCTTTAAAAAGCGAAACATTTCGCCGTCTCGTTGACGGGTCACCGACAGTCATTATTAACAACGGAAAAATTGATGAAAAAGCGATGCGGAAACAACGATACAACTTTGATGATTTGTTTATTCAATTGCGTGAAAAAAATATTAAAAACATTGCCGATGTTGAATTTGCGATTTTAGAGCCATCTGGCAAACTGTCCGTATTTACAAAAGAAAAAAAGAAAACACCGTCTTTAGCGTTGCCGCTTATTAAAGACGGTGTCATTCAAGAGGAGCATTTGGCGCTTATCAATCAAACGTGCGACTGGTTAATCGAGCAACTGAAGAAGCGCGGATATGAACGAATCGATCACATTTCGTATTGTACACATGAAAACGGAACATTTTATATTGACGAAAAGAATGAATAA
- the spoVB gene encoding stage V sporulation protein B — MSKFLKGTIILIVAGLLTRILGFINRIVVARLIGEEGVGLYMMAVPTLVLAITITQFGLPVAISKLVAEAEALGDKRKVKKILVVSLSVTIVLSMIFFPALLAIAPVLSQTLFTDARVYYPLVAIAPVVPIVAVSSVLRGYFQGRQQMKPYAYSQLLEQAVRITLIAAFTTAFLPYGIEYAAAGAMVSSVVGEFVSLVYLFITFKRKKPIRIRYRFFAYVKEGKDTFVSLMRIAVPTLGSRMIGSIAWFFEPIVVAQSLALAGITTVHATKQYGELTGYALPLLMLPSFITYALATSLVPAISEAAAQKQHRLIEYRLHQAVRLSLLAGGLSIVVLYVLAEEIMQLMYGANGAAIFVKVMAPFFIFYYLQGPLQAVLQALDLAKEAMINSFIGAIIKTALIFWLASQPSLGIMGAALAITVGIMIVTLLHAATIVKAISLSLYVRQYVAHLIIIVSVATIGHVLVPLLPFSLPIKTIVAIIIMTAIYIVLARLFRLIQKDEFRQLFR, encoded by the coding sequence ATGTCCAAATTTTTGAAAGGAACGATCATTTTAATTGTTGCAGGATTGTTGACGCGCATACTCGGTTTTATTAATCGCATCGTCGTAGCTCGTCTCATTGGTGAAGAAGGCGTCGGTTTATATATGATGGCAGTTCCGACACTTGTATTAGCCATTACGATTACACAGTTCGGCCTCCCTGTCGCCATTTCTAAGCTCGTTGCGGAAGCAGAAGCTTTAGGTGACAAAAGAAAAGTAAAAAAAATATTAGTCGTGTCTTTATCCGTTACAATTGTTTTAAGTATGATCTTTTTTCCAGCTCTACTTGCCATTGCGCCTGTTCTTTCTCAAACGTTATTTACAGATGCGCGCGTTTATTATCCGCTCGTTGCCATTGCACCAGTCGTCCCAATCGTCGCTGTATCTTCCGTTTTGCGTGGATATTTTCAAGGAAGACAGCAAATGAAACCATATGCGTATTCTCAATTGCTTGAACAAGCGGTCCGCATCACGCTTATCGCTGCTTTTACAACCGCTTTTTTGCCGTACGGCATCGAATATGCAGCAGCAGGGGCGATGGTTTCTTCGGTCGTTGGTGAGTTTGTATCGCTCGTTTATTTATTTATTACATTTAAACGAAAAAAGCCGATTCGCATTCGTTATCGCTTTTTCGCTTACGTAAAGGAAGGAAAGGATACGTTCGTTTCACTTATGCGCATTGCTGTACCTACGCTTGGGAGCCGAATGATTGGATCAATCGCCTGGTTTTTTGAACCGATCGTTGTAGCACAAAGTTTAGCGCTTGCTGGAATAACTACAGTCCATGCAACAAAACAATACGGAGAACTGACAGGATATGCGCTACCGCTTTTAATGCTTCCATCATTTATTACTTATGCACTCGCCACTTCGCTCGTTCCCGCCATTAGCGAAGCGGCTGCTCAAAAGCAACATCGCCTCATCGAGTATCGCTTACATCAAGCTGTGCGGCTATCCCTTTTAGCTGGAGGGCTATCGATTGTTGTGTTGTACGTATTGGCGGAAGAAATAATGCAATTGATGTATGGTGCGAATGGAGCTGCAATTTTTGTGAAAGTGATGGCTCCGTTTTTCATCTTTTATTACTTGCAAGGCCCACTGCAAGCTGTATTGCAGGCACTCGACTTAGCGAAAGAGGCAATGATCAATAGCTTCATCGGAGCAATAATAAAAACAGCGCTCATTTTTTGGCTTGCTTCCCAACCGTCGCTTGGCATTATGGGGGCAGCCCTAGCGATTACGGTCGGCATTATGATTGTGACATTGTTACACGCTGCTACGATCGTTAAAGCGATTTCACTTTCTTTGTATGTGAGACAATATGTCGCTCATTTGATTATCATCGTTTCCGTCGCAACAATTGGACATGTGCTCGTTCCGCTTTTGCCTTTTTCATTGCCTATCAAAACGATTGTCGCAATCATCATCATGACGGCCATATATATCGTTCTTGCGCGATTGTTTCGTTTAATTCAAAAAGATGAATTTCGTCAGCTATTCCGCTAA